The Chryseolinea soli genome contains a region encoding:
- a CDS encoding aminotransferase class V-fold PLP-dependent enzyme → MNRRDLVKGITLFPLVGGSTVSLAASTATPPPERDFFKELGIRVFINAAGTYTFMTASLMPPEVVEAIRVSAKQFAILDDVQDKVGEQIAKLCKAEAAMVTAGCWSALVLGMAGILTGVDDKKVALLPFLEGSGMKSEVIVQKSHANGYHMALTHTGVKIVTVETREELRKAVNEKTACLWFLNREAPVGAIKHEEWLSLAKEFGIPTMIDIAADVPPVENLWRFNEMGFDLVCISGGKALQGPQSAGVLMGKKQLIAAARLSAPPRSGIARGHKVNKEEIIGMYAALDRYVKLDHTKEWKAWEQKIGVIDTAVKKVKGVKTEVIVPPVANHTPSLKITWDPNVTKLTSEALGKQLRTGSPSIEIVSWEDKDSVKVTVFMLKTGEDEIVAKRLREELEKASKA, encoded by the coding sequence ATGAACAGAAGAGATTTAGTTAAAGGCATTACCCTGTTCCCCCTCGTGGGTGGATCGACGGTATCGCTCGCCGCTTCAACGGCCACGCCGCCACCGGAGCGCGATTTTTTTAAAGAGCTTGGCATTCGGGTATTTATAAACGCAGCGGGTACTTATACTTTCATGACCGCCTCGCTGATGCCACCGGAAGTGGTCGAAGCCATCCGCGTAAGCGCGAAACAATTCGCCATCCTCGATGATGTTCAGGACAAGGTCGGAGAACAGATCGCAAAGCTCTGCAAAGCCGAAGCCGCCATGGTCACCGCCGGATGCTGGTCGGCCTTGGTTCTCGGCATGGCCGGTATCCTCACAGGTGTGGACGACAAGAAAGTAGCCCTGCTGCCCTTCCTCGAAGGATCGGGCATGAAGTCGGAAGTGATCGTACAGAAATCACACGCAAACGGATATCACATGGCTTTGACCCACACGGGCGTGAAGATCGTGACCGTGGAAACGCGTGAAGAACTACGAAAGGCTGTGAATGAAAAAACAGCATGCCTCTGGTTTCTCAACCGCGAAGCCCCGGTGGGCGCCATTAAGCATGAAGAGTGGTTAAGCCTGGCCAAAGAATTTGGCATTCCTACCATGATCGATATTGCGGCCGATGTGCCACCGGTTGAAAATTTGTGGCGGTTCAATGAAATGGGATTTGATCTCGTTTGTATTTCCGGCGGCAAGGCGCTGCAGGGACCGCAAAGTGCGGGCGTGTTGATGGGTAAAAAACAGTTGATCGCCGCTGCCCGGTTGAGCGCTCCGCCGCGTTCGGGCATCGCGAGGGGCCATAAAGTAAACAAAGAAGAGATCATCGGCATGTATGCCGCCCTTGACCGCTACGTGAAACTGGATCACACAAAGGAGTGGAAAGCGTGGGAACAAAAGATCGGTGTTATCGACACGGCGGTGAAGAAAGTGAAGGGGGTAAAGACGGAAGTGATCGTGCCGCCGGTTGCCAACCACACGCCGTCGCTGAAGATCACCTGGGACCCGAATGTCACCAAGCTCACCAGCGAAGCACTGGGTAAACAACTGCGCACGGGATCACCGTCGATAGAGATCGTTTCGTGGGAAGACAAGGACAGCGTGAAGGTGACGGTGTTTATGTTGAAGACAGGAGAAGATGAAATTGTGGCGAAGAGGCTCAGAGAAGAGCTCGAAAAAGCGAGTAAAGCGTAA
- the xseB gene encoding exodeoxyribonuclease VII small subunit: MSNNTSYTDAFDELQVIVTEIESGEISVDELSDKVKRATELIRICKTKLTTTEENVNKILKDLEGTEE, from the coding sequence ATGAGCAACAACACCAGCTATACCGACGCCTTTGATGAACTGCAAGTCATCGTCACCGAAATTGAAAGCGGCGAGATCTCTGTCGACGAACTGTCGGACAAAGTAAAACGGGCCACCGAATTGATCCGCATCTGCAAGACCAAGCTCACCACCACGGAAGAAAACGTGAACAAGATCCTGAAAGACCTGGAGGGGACGGAAGAATAG
- the xseA gene encoding exodeoxyribonuclease VII large subunit, with product MPEIISQKQVFSLLEVAQSIQKTLAERYKSTFWVKAEMNKLNHYSHSGHCYPELVEKKDGKVIAQMKSILWRTDYLRVNAAFLETLKEPIKDGIKILFCASIIFDPSHGLSLNILDIDPVFSLGELEREKQETIEKLTREGIFHQNKRLNFPRLPQRIAVISVETSKGYSDYLKIIDHNPWGYAFFNLLFPSLLQGDKSVSSIIYQLRRIKKVLHHFDVVAIIRGGGGDVGLSSFNNYILAREIALFPIPVITGIGHSTNETVAEMVSHRNAITPTELADFLIQAFHNFSVPVREAEKLISERAIRIVKDENQRLHHAVRYFQSVTHNRLLRSHHDIEGQTKSLVQQSRFLMKQEARTLSAAASRMQGDALNGLHESGEALARTAANLVRQTQASLNKNKVSLQHLEAQVRILDPIHILRRGFTITLKDGKALKNAADVRPGDVITTQLAEGQITSTTTSSTQPNANP from the coding sequence ATGCCGGAAATCATCAGCCAAAAACAAGTGTTCTCGCTCCTGGAAGTTGCTCAAAGCATCCAGAAGACGTTGGCCGAGCGCTACAAAAGCACGTTCTGGGTGAAAGCCGAAATGAACAAGCTCAATCATTACTCGCACTCCGGCCATTGCTACCCGGAGTTGGTGGAGAAGAAAGACGGCAAGGTGATCGCCCAGATGAAATCCATCTTGTGGCGAACGGACTACCTGCGCGTGAACGCTGCTTTTTTAGAGACCCTGAAAGAGCCCATCAAAGACGGCATCAAGATCTTGTTTTGCGCTTCGATCATCTTTGATCCCTCGCATGGACTGAGCCTGAACATCCTCGACATTGACCCCGTGTTCTCGCTGGGCGAACTGGAAAGGGAGAAACAAGAGACCATCGAAAAGCTAACCCGCGAAGGCATCTTCCACCAGAACAAGCGGCTCAATTTTCCACGCCTTCCACAACGCATTGCCGTGATCTCTGTAGAAACCAGCAAGGGGTATTCCGATTATCTCAAGATCATCGATCACAACCCCTGGGGCTATGCGTTTTTTAACCTGCTCTTTCCATCGTTGCTGCAGGGCGATAAATCGGTTTCGTCTATCATCTATCAGTTGAGGAGGATAAAAAAAGTGCTCCACCATTTTGATGTGGTGGCCATCATTCGCGGCGGTGGGGGCGATGTGGGGTTGTCGTCGTTTAACAACTACATCCTGGCGCGGGAGATCGCTTTGTTTCCCATTCCGGTGATCACGGGCATCGGCCACTCCACCAACGAGACCGTAGCAGAGATGGTGTCGCACCGGAATGCCATCACCCCGACAGAGCTTGCCGATTTTTTGATCCAGGCCTTTCACAATTTTTCGGTGCCGGTGCGCGAAGCGGAGAAGCTGATCAGCGAACGGGCCATCCGGATCGTGAAGGATGAAAACCAGCGGTTGCATCATGCGGTGCGATATTTTCAGTCGGTGACGCACAACCGGTTGCTTCGCAGCCACCACGATATTGAAGGCCAAACGAAATCGCTGGTGCAACAATCAAGGTTTCTCATGAAGCAGGAAGCCCGCACACTCAGCGCAGCTGCGAGCCGGATGCAAGGCGACGCCTTGAATGGCTTGCACGAAAGCGGCGAAGCCTTAGCGCGGACAGCAGCCAACCTGGTGCGGCAAACCCAAGCCAGTCTGAATAAAAACAAAGTGTCGCTTCAACACCTGGAAGCGCAAGTGCGCATATTGGACCCGATTCATATCTTGCGTCGTGGCTTCACCATCACCTTGAAAGATGGCAAAGCCTTGAAGAACGCTGCCGACGTCAGACCCGGCGACGTCATCACCACGCAACTGGCGGAAGGCCAAATTACCAGCACGACGACCAGCTCAACTCAACCCAACGCGAACCCATGA
- a CDS encoding polyprenyl synthetase family protein: MPLRLDDIKIPIAREMEEFEQKFRASMKTRVLLLDKIMGYIVKRKGKQMRPMFVFLSAGVSGTINDSTYRGASLIELLHTATLVHDDVVDEANYRRGFFSVNALWKNKIAVLVGDFLLSRGMILSLENKDFNLLSIVTEAVREMSEGELLQMEKSRRLDINEAVYYDIIRQKTASLIASCCAVGASSSGAPDDVVKRMHRFGENIGMAFQIKDDLFDYGEDEIGKPLGIDIKEKKMTLPLIHALSKADWLTKRRIIGIVKNDGDKPKKVKEVIAFVKKSGGIDYAQQVMDRYHQDALNLLKDFPESPYKTSLIQLVQFTIDRSN, encoded by the coding sequence ATGCCTTTACGCCTGGATGATATTAAGATTCCCATCGCCCGTGAGATGGAAGAATTCGAACAAAAATTCCGGGCCTCCATGAAAACCCGTGTTCTCCTGCTGGATAAGATCATGGGCTATATCGTGAAACGCAAGGGCAAGCAAATGCGCCCCATGTTCGTGTTTCTCAGCGCCGGCGTGAGCGGTACCATAAACGACTCCACCTATCGCGGCGCCTCCCTGATCGAGCTCCTCCACACGGCCACACTGGTGCACGACGACGTGGTGGACGAGGCCAACTACCGCCGGGGGTTCTTTTCCGTAAATGCCCTTTGGAAAAACAAGATCGCTGTATTGGTTGGCGATTTCCTGCTCTCCCGAGGCATGATCCTTTCCCTGGAAAACAAAGATTTTAACCTGCTGAGCATTGTCACGGAAGCCGTACGCGAGATGAGCGAAGGAGAGCTTCTGCAAATGGAAAAGTCGCGTCGTCTTGACATCAACGAAGCCGTCTACTACGACATCATTCGCCAGAAGACGGCCTCCCTTATTGCCTCCTGTTGCGCTGTGGGCGCTAGCTCCAGCGGCGCCCCCGACGATGTGGTGAAAAGGATGCACCGCTTTGGCGAAAACATCGGCATGGCCTTCCAGATCAAAGACGATTTATTCGATTATGGCGAAGACGAGATCGGCAAACCGCTGGGTATCGACATCAAGGAAAAGAAGATGACTTTGCCCCTCATCCACGCCCTCAGCAAAGCCGATTGGCTCACGAAGCGCCGCATCATCGGGATCGTAAAAAACGATGGCGACAAACCAAAAAAAGTAAAAGAGGTCATCGCCTTTGTAAAAAAATCAGGCGGCATCGATTACGCCCAACAGGTCATGGACCGCTATCACCAGGACGCCCTCAACCTTCTGAAAGACTTCCCCGAATCGCCCTACAAAACGTCGCTCATCCAACTGGTCCAATTCACGATCGACCGCAGCAACTGA
- the corA gene encoding magnesium/cobalt transporter CorA — protein sequence MVTKAIDMSPTTKPGVILELISYNREKYNKIDSTDPDELLTHLQPDQVNWVNLDGLGNIDIIEKLQAYFCLHPLLVDDVLADQRPKAEEYDDYLFFTLKMLYKIDGTSIDYEQISFVLGSNFLVSFQEKEGDLFEGFRERIRLDLGKVRKKHADYLLYRLIDIIVDNYYNVLDRVGDIIDEIEETVYENPSNETFYKIQSLKKELIYLRKALYPLRDALSKIVKGESEYVKEENIRYFSDVYDHVSHIIDSMDTFKDLTSSLMDIHINAMNTKMNEVMKVLTVISTIFMPLTFIVGVYGMNFKFMPELDWKYGYYVVWGIMGLIFISMMIYFRKKKWF from the coding sequence ATGGTGACCAAAGCAATCGACATGTCTCCCACGACCAAGCCCGGAGTGATCCTTGAACTGATCTCCTACAATCGCGAAAAATATAACAAGATCGACAGCACCGATCCCGACGAGCTGCTCACCCACCTCCAACCCGACCAGGTGAACTGGGTCAACCTCGACGGCCTGGGCAACATCGATATCATCGAAAAGCTCCAGGCCTACTTCTGCCTGCACCCCCTTTTGGTGGACGATGTGCTGGCCGACCAGCGCCCCAAAGCCGAGGAATATGACGACTACCTGTTCTTTACCCTGAAGATGCTCTACAAGATCGATGGCACCTCCATCGACTACGAACAGATCAGCTTTGTGCTGGGCAGCAACTTCCTGGTTTCCTTCCAGGAAAAAGAGGGCGACCTCTTTGAAGGCTTCCGCGAACGGATCCGGCTGGACCTGGGCAAAGTGAGAAAGAAACACGCCGACTACCTGCTCTACCGCCTCATCGATATCATTGTCGACAACTACTACAACGTGCTGGACCGCGTGGGCGACATCATCGACGAGATCGAAGAGACCGTCTACGAGAATCCCAGCAACGAAACCTTCTACAAGATCCAATCCCTCAAAAAGGAATTGATCTACCTCCGCAAGGCCCTCTACCCGCTGCGCGACGCACTGAGCAAGATCGTGAAGGGTGAATCGGAATACGTGAAAGAGGAGAACATCCGCTACTTCAGCGACGTCTATGATCACGTTTCTCACATCATCGATTCCATGGACACCTTCAAGGACCTTACCTCCAGCCTCATGGACATTCACATCAACGCCATGAACACCAAGATGAACGAGGTCATGAAAGTGCTCACGGTGATCTCCACCATCTTCATGCCGTTGACCTTCATCGTGGGCGTGTACGGGATGAACTTCAAATTTATGCCGGAGCTGGATTGGAAGTATGGCTACTATGTTGTGTGGGGCATCATGGGCCTTATTTTTATTTCCATGATGATCTACTTCCGAAAAAAGAAATGGTTCTAG
- a CDS encoding hemolysin family protein, producing MAAEFAIVKVRSSQIALEKGNLSKRAAQNIINNLDGYLAATQLGITLASLGLGWVGEDVMSQIILNAMSGLGLTLSEALAHRIALPVAFAMLTILHIVFGELAPKSLAIRYSTSTTLRVSVPLRIFYYVFRPFIWLLNGMANIILKVFGVKPITEQEIHSEDELKLIIAESEEGGAIEPNERELIQNVFDFDDRVVRQVMVPRVKITGMHASLSIQEAMDHVLKEGYSRYPVYESSLDEIIGIVHAKDIIAVYVQKGSKGLKDVMRPAHFIPEAKPIDVLLREFQRRKTQMAIVVSEFGGTIGIVTLEDIIEELVGEIQDEHDHEAQIVTPQDKGVYQIVAQSSLHDINKFVEDPFPESEEYETLSGLLTFHKPSLKEGDTFVLFGYKFKILKLNKTLPELVEATWEGESPVD from the coding sequence GTGGCAGCCGAATTCGCCATCGTGAAGGTGCGCTCTTCGCAGATCGCGCTGGAGAAAGGAAACTTGTCTAAACGGGCCGCTCAAAACATCATCAACAACCTCGATGGCTACCTGGCGGCCACGCAGCTGGGCATCACCCTGGCCAGCCTCGGTTTGGGCTGGGTAGGAGAGGACGTGATGTCGCAAATCATTTTAAATGCCATGTCGGGGCTTGGATTGACACTCAGCGAAGCGTTGGCCCATCGCATAGCGTTGCCCGTTGCGTTTGCTATGCTCACCATTTTGCACATCGTGTTTGGAGAGCTGGCACCCAAGTCGCTGGCCATTCGCTATTCCACCTCCACCACGCTGCGGGTATCGGTTCCTTTGCGCATTTTCTATTACGTGTTCCGCCCCTTCATTTGGTTGTTGAACGGCATGGCGAACATCATCCTGAAAGTGTTTGGCGTGAAGCCGATCACCGAACAGGAGATCCACTCCGAAGATGAATTGAAACTGATCATTGCCGAAAGCGAGGAAGGCGGTGCCATCGAACCCAACGAACGCGAACTGATCCAAAATGTGTTCGACTTCGACGACCGCGTCGTGCGCCAGGTGATGGTGCCCCGCGTGAAGATCACCGGCATGCACGCCAGCCTGTCCATCCAGGAAGCCATGGACCACGTGCTGAAAGAAGGCTATTCGCGTTACCCCGTCTACGAAAGCTCATTGGACGAGATCATTGGTATCGTACACGCCAAAGACATCATTGCGGTGTATGTGCAAAAAGGCAGCAAGGGCCTGAAGGATGTGATGCGTCCGGCGCACTTCATCCCGGAAGCCAAGCCGATCGACGTGTTGCTCCGCGAATTCCAGCGGCGCAAAACACAAATGGCCATCGTGGTGAGCGAATTTGGCGGCACCATCGGCATTGTGACCTTGGAAGATATCATCGAAGAATTGGTGGGCGAGATCCAGGACGAACACGATCACGAGGCACAGATCGTGACCCCCCAGGACAAGGGCGTGTACCAGATCGTGGCCCAGTCGTCGTTGCACGATATCAATAAATTTGTCGAAGATCCATTCCCGGAATCCGAAGAATACGAGACCCTGTCGGGCTTGTTAACCTTTCACAAGCCGTCGTTGAAAGAAGGCGATACGTTTGTTCTTTTCGGTTATAAATTCAAGATCCTGAAATTGAACAAGACCCTGCCCGAGTTGGTGGAAGCCACCTGGGAAGGTGAAAGCCCCGTCGACTAG
- a CDS encoding KUP/HAK/KT family potassium transporter — protein sequence MAISNEKYQTPLSFGGVLVSLGIIYGDIGTSPLYVFKAIVGTQVINEELILGGLSCVVWTLTLITTLKYVYLALNADNKGEGGIFALYALVRRYKAAWVIFPAVIGCCTLIADGFITPAISVSSAIEGLRILNPSIPTVTIVIVIMVALFIFQQFGTSVVGKTFGPIMLVWFAAIAAVGIHEFYDHPYIFKAFNPLYAFNLVTKYPGGFWLLGAVFLCTTGAEALYSDLGHCGKENIRFGWGFIKVSLLCNYFGQGAWLLEHQGLPLGDQIPFYAIIPEPFLIFGIIIATMAAIIASQALISGTFTLVNEAMKLKLWPSTRVRYPSKLKGQIYVPAINWILLVGCIAVVLIFQESSAMEGAYGLAITVNMLMTTSLLVFYFMTAKKSTFRSGALAFLFFSLEGMFLISNLNKFQHGGWFTFSIAFLFFIMMYILLHARGLRDRHTEFVDLKHYVGMLQDLQADVSVPKESTNLVYLAMADSKRYIDSNIIYSIFKKRPKRADVFWFLHVETVDSPFSSKYVVDTIIPKKCFFVRIKLGFKTDHRVNLLFNKIIHEMADSGEIDLTSPYPSLHKYSMMSDFKFIILHSWASSDSEISSFDRVVIQGYRLLKEHSLSTEELYGIEAANLEVEKVPIQVGPMAKVKIKRERTDV from the coding sequence ATGGCCATATCAAACGAAAAATATCAGACCCCACTATCGTTCGGGGGGGTCCTCGTTTCCCTGGGAATCATTTACGGTGACATCGGCACCTCGCCGCTATACGTTTTCAAGGCCATCGTCGGCACGCAGGTGATCAACGAGGAACTGATCCTCGGTGGCCTCTCCTGCGTCGTGTGGACCCTGACGTTGATCACCACCCTCAAGTACGTCTACCTCGCCCTCAACGCCGATAACAAAGGTGAAGGTGGAATTTTCGCACTCTATGCTTTGGTGCGCCGCTACAAGGCAGCGTGGGTGATCTTCCCCGCCGTCATTGGGTGCTGCACGCTGATCGCCGACGGGTTCATCACACCCGCCATCAGCGTGTCGTCGGCCATTGAAGGATTGCGCATTTTGAATCCGTCCATTCCCACCGTCACCATTGTTATCGTGATCATGGTGGCGCTGTTCATCTTTCAGCAGTTCGGCACCAGTGTGGTGGGCAAAACATTCGGACCGATCATGCTGGTGTGGTTCGCGGCCATCGCCGCCGTGGGCATACACGAATTCTACGATCATCCCTATATCTTCAAAGCCTTCAACCCGCTTTACGCATTTAATCTCGTCACCAAATACCCTGGCGGCTTCTGGTTGCTGGGCGCTGTCTTCCTGTGTACCACGGGAGCAGAGGCATTGTATTCCGACCTCGGTCACTGTGGCAAAGAGAACATCCGCTTCGGATGGGGTTTTATCAAAGTGTCGTTGCTTTGCAACTATTTCGGACAAGGCGCATGGTTGCTGGAGCATCAGGGCCTTCCGCTGGGTGACCAGATCCCTTTCTACGCCATCATCCCCGAGCCCTTCCTCATCTTTGGGATCATCATCGCCACCATGGCGGCAATCATTGCCAGCCAGGCGTTGATCTCCGGCACGTTCACGCTGGTGAACGAAGCCATGAAACTGAAGCTGTGGCCCAGTACGCGCGTCCGCTACCCCAGCAAACTGAAGGGACAAATCTATGTGCCGGCCATCAACTGGATCCTGCTGGTCGGTTGCATCGCCGTGGTGCTCATCTTCCAGGAGTCGTCGGCCATGGAAGGCGCCTATGGCCTGGCCATCACCGTGAACATGTTGATGACCACATCGCTGCTGGTATTTTATTTCATGACGGCAAAAAAATCGACGTTCCGCTCCGGCGCATTGGCATTTTTGTTCTTCTCGCTCGAGGGCATGTTCCTCATCTCCAACCTCAACAAGTTCCAGCACGGCGGCTGGTTCACCTTCTCCATTGCGTTCCTGTTCTTCATCATGATGTACATCCTCCTCCACGCCCGCGGCCTGCGCGACCGGCATACGGAGTTTGTGGATTTGAAACATTATGTGGGCATGCTCCAGGATCTGCAGGCCGATGTTTCGGTGCCCAAGGAATCTACCAACCTGGTGTATCTCGCCATGGCCGACAGCAAGCGCTACATCGACTCGAACATCATCTATTCCATCTTCAAGAAAAGACCCAAGCGAGCGGATGTGTTTTGGTTCCTGCATGTTGAAACGGTCGACAGTCCGTTCAGCAGTAAGTATGTGGTGGACACCATCATTCCCAAGAAGTGCTTCTTTGTGCGCATCAAGCTGGGATTCAAGACTGACCACCGGGTGAATCTTTTGTTCAACAAGATCATTCACGAGATGGCCGATTCGGGAGAGATCGATCTCACCAGTCCGTATCCTTCGCTGCATAAGTACAGCATGATGTCGGACTTTAAGTTTATCATCTTGCATTCGTGGGCCTCGTCGGATAGCGAGATCTCGAGCTTTGACCGGGTGGTGATCCAGGGGTACCGTCTGTTGAAGGAACATAGTCTTTCGACGGAGGAGCTTTATGGAATAGAAGCCGCCAACCTGGAGGTGGAGAAGGTTCCGATTCAGGTGGGACCCATGGCGAAGGTGAAGATCAAGCGGGAGCGGACCGACGTTTAA
- a CDS encoding VOC family protein, translated as MKTPGYYLPIMPYLIVDNAGAFIDYIKNVFNAKEESLHKHDDGSVMHAEFSIGKAVIMFTDSTKDYKAFPGGMFLVTSQVDDLYAKGLAHGGTSSQEPGDRDYGRSAGFKDPFGNQWWLCKTE; from the coding sequence ATGAAGACTCCCGGCTATTATCTTCCGATCATGCCCTATCTTATCGTTGACAACGCTGGGGCATTCATCGACTACATCAAGAACGTGTTCAATGCCAAGGAGGAATCTCTCCACAAGCACGACGATGGCAGCGTGATGCATGCTGAGTTCAGCATTGGCAAAGCTGTGATCATGTTCACCGATTCGACAAAAGACTACAAGGCCTTCCCGGGCGGAATGTTCCTAGTGACGTCTCAGGTGGACGACTTGTATGCCAAGGGCCTGGCGCATGGCGGAACATCTTCGCAAGAGCCGGGCGACCGCGACTACGGCCGCAGCGCCGGATTCAAGGACCCTTTCGGCAACCAATGGTGGCTCTGCAAGACGGAATAA
- a CDS encoding ABC transporter permease — MLKNYITIALRNISRNKAYSAINIFGLSLGVACCLLLAFYIQDEFSVDKHLADSDNLYRIVTHFDSEMVIDESGTASPPIAMTANDEIPEVVSAARLVSPPGVGESLIKYEDNIFYEAGGFLADSTLFDVLTYTLTEGNPKKALADANSVVISQTMAKKLFGNSEALNKIISISQGGPAADFRVTGVFMDNHKSHVMPHFFTSMTSTGWAEYMRSDDAQGEWAGQNFVPSYLKLAPGHRLKDVEKKLNEMLQRHGAEDMKALGIPKTLSLELVKDIYLYSDVHQSPRIVYIYIIASIAVFILLIACINFMNLSTAKATKRAGEIGLRKAMGAVRSSLIGQILGEAMIIVVISILISLVMVQLALPLFNALTEKNISFNSGNATYVIGALAALTVVTGLLAGSYPAFYLSSFQPAQVLKGKAVVSGGSGLLRQSLVVFQFMIAIALVCGMLVIGSQLRYIENKNLGFNSDALIVLPMRSGNALKNAKALQLELQRVAHVKKVSSAAYVPGSQVWSDFSLYAQGGNMDNAVDHLNIHVGPGYTEILDLKILAGRTFSEDTAQEKEGNLVINRTGAKTLGFEPEKAVGQELYTEWQGVKYTFHVIGVMEDYHQSTLKEKIRPTLFQLFETRSPDYVLLKTDTKHFKETIADVEKVWKTMIDDTPFEYTFLDENIRKNYAQDRKVSAIITTFTLLAMLISCLGLYGLSTFMAERRFKEIGVRKVLGADVRQIVALMSKEFVKLVLIAFVIAVPLAWYAMSRWLEGFEYKTTIDVLIFVYSGLAALAIALATVSFESIRAAIANPVNALRNE, encoded by the coding sequence ATGCTCAAAAATTATATCACGATCGCCCTGCGCAACATCAGCCGGAATAAAGCCTACTCGGCCATCAACATTTTTGGATTGTCGCTGGGTGTGGCTTGTTGTTTATTGCTGGCGTTCTATATCCAGGACGAATTCAGCGTCGACAAGCACCTGGCCGATAGCGACAACCTCTATCGCATTGTCACCCATTTCGACAGCGAGATGGTCATCGACGAAAGCGGCACGGCCTCACCCCCCATCGCTATGACGGCGAACGACGAAATTCCGGAGGTGGTGTCGGCCGCGCGGCTGGTCAGTCCTCCCGGTGTGGGCGAAAGCCTTATCAAATACGAAGACAATATCTTTTACGAAGCCGGAGGCTTCCTGGCGGACTCGACGCTGTTCGACGTGCTGACCTATACGCTCACGGAAGGCAATCCGAAGAAAGCGTTGGCAGACGCCAACAGTGTGGTGATCTCCCAAACGATGGCCAAAAAATTATTTGGGAACAGCGAAGCCTTGAACAAGATCATTAGCATCAGCCAGGGAGGTCCGGCCGCCGATTTCAGGGTCACGGGCGTATTCATGGACAACCACAAGAGTCATGTGATGCCACACTTCTTCACCTCCATGACCAGCACCGGTTGGGCTGAATACATGCGCTCGGATGATGCGCAAGGCGAATGGGCGGGGCAGAATTTTGTGCCTTCCTATCTCAAACTCGCCCCCGGTCACCGTCTGAAGGACGTCGAAAAGAAGTTGAATGAAATGCTGCAGCGTCACGGCGCCGAGGACATGAAGGCACTGGGTATCCCGAAGACGCTTTCGCTCGAGCTGGTGAAGGACATTTACTTGTATTCGGATGTACACCAAAGCCCGCGCATCGTCTATATCTACATCATCGCTTCGATCGCGGTGTTCATCCTGTTGATCGCCTGTATCAATTTCATGAATCTCTCCACAGCCAAAGCTACCAAACGCGCGGGCGAGATCGGGTTGCGCAAGGCGATGGGTGCAGTTCGCAGTTCGCTGATCGGACAGATCCTGGGCGAAGCCATGATCATCGTGGTCATCTCCATTTTGATCAGCCTGGTGATGGTGCAGCTTGCCCTTCCGCTCTTCAATGCCCTGACGGAAAAAAATATCTCGTTCAATTCCGGCAACGCCACCTATGTGATCGGCGCGTTGGCGGCGCTTACGGTCGTCACCGGTTTGCTGGCCGGCAGCTATCCCGCGTTCTATCTCTCCTCGTTCCAACCGGCACAGGTGTTGAAAGGAAAGGCCGTCGTGAGTGGAGGCTCCGGGCTCTTGCGCCAATCGCTGGTCGTGTTCCAGTTCATGATCGCCATTGCGTTGGTCTGTGGCATGCTCGTTATCGGAAGTCAGCTGCGGTATATTGAAAACAAAAATCTCGGTTTCAATTCCGACGCGCTCATCGTGCTGCCGATGCGCAGTGGCAACGCGTTGAAGAATGCCAAGGCTCTGCAACTTGAATTGCAGCGTGTGGCGCATGTGAAAAAAGTTTCTTCGGCCGCCTATGTACCGGGCTCGCAAGTCTGGAGCGATTTCTCGCTGTATGCCCAGGGCGGCAACATGGACAACGCGGTCGATCACCTGAACATTCACGTGGGCCCGGGCTACACCGAAATCCTCGACCTTAAGATTCTCGCCGGCCGCACCTTCTCCGAAGATACGGCACAGGAAAAAGAAGGCAATCTTGTCATCAACCGCACCGGCGCCAAAACCCTGGGCTTCGAACCCGAAAAGGCCGTAGGCCAGGAGTTGTACACCGAGTGGCAGGGGGTTAAATACACCTTCCATGTTATTGGAGTGATGGAAGACTACCATCAGAGTACGCTGAAAGAAAAAATCAGACCGACGCTTTTTCAATTGTTTGAGACCCGGAGTCCCGACTATGTACTGCTGAAAACGGATACCAAGCATTTCAAAGAAACGATCGCCGACGTAGAAAAAGTCTGGAAGACCATGATCGACGACACCCCCTTTGAATACACCTTCCTCGACGAAAACATTCGCAAGAACTATGCGCAAGATCGCAAAGTGTCGGCCATCATTACCACCTTCACGCTGTTGGCCATGCTGATTTCGTGTTTGGGCTTGTATGGCCTGTCCACCTTCATGGCCGAGCGCCGCTTCAAAGAGATCGGCGTGCGCAAAGTGCTGGGCGCCGATGTGCGCCAGATCGTGGCCCTGATGTCGAAGGAGTTTGTGAAGTTGGTGCTCATCGCCTTTGTCATTGCCGTGCCGCTGGCGTGGTATGCCATGTCGCGGTGGCTGGAAGGATTTGAATACAAGACCACCATCGACGTACTCATCTTTGTGTATAGCGGCCTGGCGGCGCTCGCCATCGCGCTGGCAACCGTGAGCTTTGAGTCAATCAGAGCGGCGATCGCCAACCCGGTCAATGCCTTGCGAAACGAATAA